Proteins encoded within one genomic window of Aurantiacibacter spongiae:
- a CDS encoding MFS transporter, with amino-acid sequence MSDPGGENGAAGATPAGEPTARDIRLVIAASSAGTIFEWYDFFIYGTLAALIGAAFFPAGNETLQLLLVWAGFAVGFGFRPLGAILFGFLGDRLGRKYTFLVTVTLMGIATAGVGLIPTAASIGLAAPIIVIGLRILQGLALGGEYGGAAIYVAEHAPPEKRGFYTSFIQASVVGGFVLSIIVVLACRAAIPPDAFAQWGWRVPFLLSIVLLAISLWMRLKLSESPVFQAMKAAGETSGNPFVESFTYPRNKRRIFVALFGITGVLTTIWYTAFFSSLSFLRGPMRVEEELVEIILMVAGGISMGFYLVVGRWSDRVGRKTPLLIGALAALVLLFPVFWGMGALANPGLARAAEATPVVVTGSDCTTDPFAEMLGGEQSGCGKLLETLTAAGVPYSIEQGAAPAITVGGAQVAIADDWMEDADARRVGILSALTDSGFAFERQTPPIANVAGIIALILVMGMLSALTYGSVAALLAEMFPPQIRYSSMSIPYHIGAGYLGGFLPLISSYIVARSGDVYAGLWYTWAIVAFGAIVAWWGIAGGPPREFGEDAA; translated from the coding sequence ATGAGCGATCCGGGGGGAGAGAACGGCGCGGCAGGCGCGACACCGGCAGGGGAGCCGACGGCGAGGGACATCCGCCTCGTCATCGCGGCCAGTTCGGCGGGGACCATCTTCGAGTGGTACGATTTCTTCATCTACGGCACGCTCGCCGCCCTGATCGGGGCCGCCTTCTTTCCGGCCGGGAACGAGACGCTGCAACTGCTGCTGGTCTGGGCCGGCTTCGCGGTCGGCTTCGGGTTCCGCCCGCTCGGCGCGATCCTGTTCGGCTTCCTCGGCGACAGGCTGGGGCGCAAATACACCTTTCTCGTGACCGTCACGCTGATGGGGATCGCCACGGCCGGCGTCGGTCTGATCCCGACTGCGGCCAGTATCGGCCTGGCCGCGCCGATCATCGTCATCGGCCTGCGAATCCTCCAGGGGCTGGCGCTGGGCGGCGAGTATGGCGGCGCGGCGATCTATGTCGCGGAACACGCCCCGCCCGAAAAGCGCGGTTTCTACACCAGTTTCATCCAGGCAAGCGTGGTCGGCGGCTTCGTGCTATCGATCATCGTCGTGCTCGCCTGTCGCGCCGCGATCCCGCCCGACGCCTTCGCGCAGTGGGGCTGGCGCGTGCCGTTCCTGCTGTCGATCGTCCTTCTCGCCATATCGCTCTGGATGCGCCTGAAACTGTCGGAAAGCCCTGTCTTCCAAGCGATGAAAGCCGCCGGCGAGACGTCGGGCAATCCCTTCGTCGAAAGCTTCACCTATCCCCGCAACAAGCGCCGCATCTTCGTCGCGCTGTTCGGCATCACCGGCGTCCTGACGACGATCTGGTACACCGCCTTCTTCAGCAGCCTGAGCTTTCTTCGCGGTCCCATGCGGGTGGAGGAGGAACTGGTCGAGATCATCCTGATGGTCGCGGGTGGCATCTCGATGGGGTTCTACCTCGTGGTCGGCCGCTGGTCCGACAGGGTTGGGCGCAAGACGCCCCTCCTGATCGGCGCCCTGGCGGCGCTGGTGCTGCTGTTCCCGGTCTTCTGGGGCATGGGCGCGCTCGCCAATCCCGGCCTCGCCCGCGCCGCCGAAGCCACGCCGGTGGTCGTGACCGGCAGCGACTGCACGACCGATCCCTTCGCCGAGATGTTGGGCGGAGAGCAGAGCGGGTGCGGAAAGCTGCTGGAAACGCTGACCGCGGCCGGGGTGCCCTATTCGATCGAGCAGGGGGCGGCGCCCGCGATCACGGTCGGCGGCGCGCAGGTGGCGATCGCCGATGACTGGATGGAGGACGCCGACGCCCGGCGCGTCGGCATTCTCTCCGCCCTGACCGATAGCGGCTTCGCCTTCGAACGGCAGACCCCGCCGATCGCCAACGTGGCCGGCATCATCGCGCTGATCCTCGTCATGGGAATGCTCTCGGCGCTGACATACGGGTCTGTCGCCGCGCTGCTTGCCGAAATGTTTCCGCCGCAGATCCGCTATTCCTCCATGTCGATTCCCTACCATATCGGCGCAGGCTATCTCGGCGGGTTCCTGCCGCTTATCTCGAGCTACATCGTCGCACGGTCGGGCGACGTCTATGCCGGGTTGTGGTACACCTGGGCCATCGTCGCATTCGGCGCCATCGTCGCGTGGTGGGGTATTGCCGGCGGCCCGCCGCGCGAATTCGGAGAGGACGCTGCCTGA
- a CDS encoding iron-sulfur cluster assembly scaffold protein: protein MSADRLYTPQMLAAAVELAAYPPRPGAALHARARAAACGSTLALDLDLDEGGNVAALGLRSHACAVGQASAAVFARHVRQRSRGEIVAAHAALRAWLAGEGALPDWPDLELIAAARDYPGRHEAILLPWKAALDALSSPPAAR from the coding sequence ATGAGCGCCGACCGGCTCTATACCCCGCAAATGCTGGCGGCGGCGGTCGAACTCGCGGCCTATCCGCCGCGACCCGGTGCCGCCCTCCATGCCCGCGCCCGCGCCGCCGCGTGCGGTTCGACCCTCGCACTCGACCTCGATCTCGACGAGGGGGGAAACGTGGCCGCCCTTGGTCTCAGATCGCATGCCTGCGCCGTCGGTCAGGCGTCGGCGGCCGTGTTCGCTCGGCACGTCCGGCAGCGTTCGCGCGGCGAGATCGTGGCCGCCCACGCGGCGCTTCGCGCCTGGCTCGCGGGGGAGGGCGCATTGCCCGACTGGCCCGATCTGGAGCTGATCGCCGCCGCGCGGGACTACCCCGGCCGGCACGAGGCGATCCTGCTCCCGTGGAAGGCCGCCCTCGACGCCCTTTCCTCGCCCCCCGCCGCGCGCTAG
- a CDS encoding CvpA family protein — MTGFDLIVLLVVGVAAVGGFLRGFVQEVLSLAAWVLAILAIRYLHTDLTALILDYMGSPVTAAILAFAMLLLIPYAAMKLIANLAGRQSRKSVLGPIDRVLGFGFGAVKGVIMVVIAFSLLALGYDTIWGARGRPDWISEARTYQFVDAASKAMVQIIAERRERVAAIGAEPNADE; from the coding sequence ATGACGGGTTTCGATCTCATAGTTCTGCTGGTCGTGGGCGTTGCCGCGGTCGGCGGTTTCCTGCGCGGTTTCGTGCAGGAGGTGCTGTCGCTGGCGGCGTGGGTGCTGGCGATCCTGGCCATCCGCTACCTGCATACCGACCTCACCGCCCTCATCCTCGACTACATGGGCTCGCCCGTGACCGCGGCGATCCTCGCCTTCGCGATGCTGCTGCTGATTCCCTATGCGGCGATGAAGCTCATCGCGAATTTAGCCGGGCGTCAGTCGCGCAAGTCGGTGCTCGGGCCTATCGACCGGGTACTGGGCTTCGGCTTCGGCGCGGTGAAGGGCGTCATCATGGTCGTCATCGCGTTTTCGCTGCTGGCGCTCGGCTACGACACGATATGGGGCGCGCGCGGGCGGCCAGACTGGATCTCGGAAGCGCGAACCTACCAGTTCGTCGATGCGGCATCCAAGGCGATGGTGCAGATCATCGCGGAGCGGCGGGAACGGGTCGCGGCGATCGGGGCGGAGCCGAACGCCGACGAATGA
- the radA gene encoding DNA repair protein RadA produces MARPKRRYVCTECGSVATRWQGQCGDCSQWNTLVEDAPETKFAARHDLSSGGRSFAFETLDEPTRPLDRRSTGIREFDRALGGGLVPGSAILMGGEPGIGKSTLLLQASAAIAGAGGDAVYVSGEEATGQIRMRAARLGLSKAPLKLAAATSVRDILTTLGQGGPPDLLIVDSIQTMHSDQIEGAPGTVSQVRASAFELIRYAKETGCALVLVGHVTKDGNIAGPRVLEHMVDTVMSFEGERSHQYRILRSLKNRFGAVDEIGVFAMEGHGLDEVANPSSLFLSGREEPIPGAAVFPALEGTRPVLVEIQALIVRLQSGATPRRAVVGWDSGRLAMLLAVLESRCGLNFSTAEVYLNVAGGYRLADPAADLAVAAALVSALADRPLPGGSVWFGETALSGEVRPVSHASLRQKEAAKLGFSVACGPADAGGDVEGMRYRDVAIITALVDRVMASA; encoded by the coding sequence ATGGCCAGGCCCAAACGCCGTTATGTCTGCACCGAATGCGGCAGCGTTGCGACCCGCTGGCAGGGCCAGTGCGGCGACTGCTCGCAGTGGAACACCCTGGTCGAGGACGCACCCGAGACGAAGTTCGCGGCCAGGCACGATTTGTCTAGCGGCGGGCGTTCCTTCGCGTTCGAGACGCTGGACGAACCGACCCGGCCGCTCGACCGGCGATCGACCGGCATTCGCGAATTTGACCGGGCGCTGGGCGGTGGCCTGGTGCCCGGTTCGGCGATCCTGATGGGCGGAGAGCCGGGGATCGGCAAGTCCACCCTGCTGCTCCAGGCGTCCGCCGCCATCGCCGGTGCGGGCGGCGATGCCGTCTATGTCAGCGGGGAGGAAGCGACCGGGCAGATACGCATGCGCGCCGCTCGCCTCGGACTCAGCAAGGCGCCGCTGAAGCTGGCGGCGGCGACGTCGGTGCGCGATATTCTCACCACTCTCGGGCAGGGCGGGCCGCCCGACCTGCTGATCGTGGATTCGATCCAGACGATGCACTCCGATCAGATCGAGGGGGCACCCGGCACCGTCAGCCAGGTGCGCGCCTCGGCGTTCGAACTGATCCGCTACGCCAAGGAAACCGGCTGCGCGCTCGTTCTGGTCGGACACGTGACGAAGGATGGCAACATCGCCGGGCCGCGCGTGCTCGAACACATGGTCGACACCGTCATGAGTTTCGAGGGGGAGCGGAGTCACCAGTACCGCATCCTGCGCAGCCTCAAGAACCGCTTCGGGGCGGTGGACGAGATCGGCGTTTTCGCGATGGAGGGGCACGGTCTGGACGAGGTTGCCAACCCCTCCTCGCTGTTCCTGTCGGGGCGGGAGGAACCGATTCCCGGCGCGGCCGTGTTCCCTGCGCTGGAAGGAACGCGGCCCGTTCTGGTGGAAATACAGGCGCTGATCGTGCGCCTGCAATCGGGCGCTACGCCCCGGCGCGCGGTCGTGGGCTGGGACAGCGGACGTCTCGCCATGCTGCTGGCGGTGCTGGAATCGCGCTGCGGCCTCAACTTCAGCACGGCCGAGGTCTATCTCAACGTCGCCGGGGGCTATCGCCTGGCCGACCCGGCCGCCGACCTGGCAGTGGCCGCGGCGCTGGTTTCGGCGCTCGCCGATCGACCCCTGCCGGGCGGTTCGGTGTGGTTCGGCGAGACGGCGCTGTCGGGAGAGGTGCGTCCCGTTTCCCACGCTTCGTTGCGCCAGAAAGAGGCGGCGAAGCTGGGTTTCTCGGTCGCCTGCGGCCCGGCCGATGCGGGCGGGGACGTGGAGGGCATGCGGTACCGCGACGTGGCCATCATCACCGCGCTCGTTGACCGGGTGATGGCGAGTGCATAA
- a CDS encoding patatin-like protein, protein MRQKELRIALVCYGGVSLAVYMHGVTKEIWKLARASQAFHAGDARPAGVERVYHALLQRIAGDHDLRLRVLPDIVTGASAGGINAVFLAQAIHSGQSLEPLTEMWLKNADVETLVDPAARPRSLISKPWMRPLVWYLTSGPGNSISETVAAETRAEVRDKVSSLVRGRWFEPPFSGPGFTRLLHSAFAAMRDGPVGAPLLPPRHPLDLLVTTTDFRGRSESLRLNSPPVVEESEHRMPIGFRSRVPAEGGIALADIHELTFAARATASFPGAFPPLGIAEVDALDEAGWPGRETFLRRIMPTHVARGTTRHVALIDGSVLVNAPFAGAMAGLKARPAQREVDRRFVYIDPTPHRPSSPGDEQPQAVGFFAAIFGSLSTIPREQPIRDNLESLAAQSREAERLRRMVNALRPVVETAVDRLFGRTLFLDSPTPRRLRIWRARAQQSAAEEAGYAFHSYAQAKLGGILERIAELVRSAHPGPEKPDLAAIGAALRRATDEHGLDMPGAPGGGASEEAIRFLRDHDLAYRIRRLRLIARRLSREWEADPDMPESELEEAREAIYRALALYFAREDASALGDDFPEIAAGVLDDPQAVLGAIAERRELRSCDDEAEEILSNALETMPRALRRRVLLTYLGFPYYDVATLPLLRNEGLTEYNPVKVDRISPEDARAIRSGGTAATLRGTEFYNFGAFFSRAYRENDYLWGRLQGAERMIDLVCSTVPGGFDANECLSIKRDIFLAICDEEDERLLCEPELVDAIRQEVRAKLG, encoded by the coding sequence ATGCGGCAGAAGGAACTCAGGATCGCGCTGGTCTGCTATGGCGGTGTCAGTCTCGCGGTCTACATGCACGGGGTCACGAAGGAAATCTGGAAGCTGGCCCGCGCCAGCCAGGCGTTTCACGCCGGCGATGCCCGGCCTGCGGGCGTCGAGCGGGTCTATCACGCGCTGCTGCAACGCATAGCCGGCGACCACGATCTGCGCCTGCGGGTGCTGCCCGACATCGTTACCGGAGCGAGCGCGGGCGGCATCAACGCGGTGTTTCTGGCGCAGGCCATCCATTCGGGGCAGAGCCTCGAGCCGCTCACCGAGATGTGGCTCAAGAACGCCGATGTCGAGACGTTGGTCGATCCGGCGGCGCGGCCGCGCTCGCTCATCTCAAAGCCGTGGATGCGTCCCCTGGTCTGGTATCTGACCAGCGGGCCGGGCAATTCGATCTCGGAAACCGTGGCCGCCGAAACCCGCGCAGAGGTGCGCGACAAGGTTTCCAGCCTGGTGCGCGGGCGATGGTTCGAGCCGCCCTTCTCGGGCCCCGGCTTCACCCGCCTGCTGCATTCCGCCTTCGCGGCCATGCGCGACGGACCCGTCGGCGCGCCGCTGCTGCCGCCGCGCCATCCGCTCGACCTGCTGGTAACGACGACGGATTTTCGCGGACGCAGCGAATCGTTGCGCCTGAACAGTCCGCCCGTCGTCGAGGAAAGCGAACACCGGATGCCGATCGGCTTCCGCAGCCGCGTTCCGGCAGAGGGCGGCATTGCCCTCGCCGACATCCACGAACTGACCTTCGCCGCGCGCGCGACCGCCAGCTTTCCCGGAGCCTTTCCGCCGCTCGGCATCGCCGAAGTGGATGCTCTCGACGAGGCGGGGTGGCCAGGTCGCGAGACATTCCTCCGCCGCATCATGCCGACCCATGTCGCACGCGGCACCACCCGGCACGTTGCGCTTATCGATGGTTCGGTGCTGGTCAACGCCCCCTTCGCAGGGGCCATGGCCGGTCTGAAGGCGCGGCCCGCCCAGCGCGAGGTCGACCGCCGCTTCGTCTATATCGACCCCACCCCCCACCGGCCTTCGTCTCCGGGCGACGAGCAGCCACAGGCGGTCGGGTTCTTCGCGGCGATCTTCGGCTCGCTCTCGACCATCCCGCGGGAGCAGCCGATCCGCGACAACCTCGAAAGCCTCGCCGCGCAGTCGCGCGAGGCCGAACGTCTGCGGCGCATGGTCAACGCGTTGAGGCCGGTGGTCGAGACGGCGGTGGACCGGCTGTTCGGGCGGACCCTGTTTCTCGACAGTCCGACACCCCGGCGGCTGCGGATCTGGCGGGCCCGCGCGCAGCAAAGTGCCGCCGAGGAGGCGGGTTATGCCTTTCATTCCTATGCGCAGGCGAAGCTGGGCGGCATACTCGAACGGATCGCCGAGCTCGTGCGGTCAGCGCATCCGGGGCCGGAAAAGCCCGACCTCGCCGCGATCGGAGCGGCGCTGCGCCGGGCGACCGACGAGCACGGGCTGGATATGCCCGGAGCGCCCGGCGGCGGGGCCAGCGAGGAGGCCATCCGTTTCCTGCGCGACCATGACCTCGCCTATCGCATTCGCCGGCTGCGCCTCATCGCCCGCCGGCTGTCCCGCGAGTGGGAGGCCGATCCCGACATGCCCGAAAGCGAGCTGGAAGAAGCCCGCGAGGCGATCTACCGCGCCCTCGCCCTCTATTTCGCGCGGGAGGATGCAAGCGCGCTGGGCGACGATTTCCCGGAGATAGCGGCCGGCGTGCTCGACGATCCGCAGGCCGTGCTCGGCGCCATCGCCGAGCGCCGCGAATTGCGGTCGTGCGATGACGAGGCCGAGGAAATCCTGTCGAACGCGCTCGAAACCATGCCCAGGGCACTGCGGCGACGCGTTCTCCTGACCTATCTCGGCTTTCCCTATTACGATGTCGCCACCCTGCCCCTGCTGCGCAACGAGGGCCTGACCGAGTACAATCCCGTCAAGGTCGACCGCATAAGTCCGGAGGATGCGAGGGCCATCCGGTCCGGCGGCACGGCAGCAACCCTTCGCGGCACCGAGTTCTACAATTTCGGCGCCTTTTTCAGCCGCGCCTACCGCGAGAACGATTATCTCTGGGGCCGGTTGCAGGGGGCCGAACGGATGATCGACCTGGTCTGTTCGACCGTACCGGGCGGCTTCGATGCGAACGAATGCCTGTCGATCAAGCGCGACATCTTCCTCGCCATCTGCGACGAGGAGGACGAAAGATTGCTATGCGAACCCGAACTGGTGGACGCGATCAGGCAGGAGGTCAGGGCGAAGCTGGGGTGA
- the dnaJ gene encoding molecular chaperone DnaJ codes for MSSTEVDFYEILGVSRDADGATIKSSYRKLAMQYHPDRNPGDAEAEARFKAISVAYDCLKDPQKRAAYDRYGHAAFQQGGAGAQQADFGDLGDIFETIFGSAFGGGGAAGGRARPRRGADLRYDMQIDLEEAFHGKTTEIEVEVSRACGTCDGSGAEPGTSRRRCDLCHGHGKVRAKQGLFVIERPCPNCHGRGEVLEQPCHDCRGEGRVDKMQSLDVEIPPGVDNGTRIRLSGKGEAGPMGAPPGDLYIFLHVKPHTVFQREGTSLFTQVPITFTTAALGDTIAIPGLDGTKHEIDIPAGIQSGKQLRKRGGGMPVLQGRGHGDLVVEVVVETPTRLSARQKDLLREFRETETGKECPESHGFFSRIKDAFGT; via the coding sequence ATGTCTTCTACCGAAGTCGATTTCTACGAAATTCTCGGTGTCAGCCGCGACGCGGACGGCGCCACGATCAAGTCCAGCTACCGCAAGCTGGCAATGCAGTACCATCCGGATCGCAATCCCGGCGATGCCGAGGCCGAGGCCAGGTTCAAGGCGATCAGCGTCGCTTACGACTGCCTCAAGGATCCGCAGAAGCGTGCGGCCTACGATCGCTACGGCCATGCCGCCTTCCAGCAGGGCGGGGCGGGCGCGCAACAGGCCGATTTCGGCGATCTTGGCGATATCTTCGAAACCATCTTCGGCAGTGCCTTCGGGGGCGGGGGTGCGGCCGGCGGCCGCGCCCGTCCGCGGCGCGGCGCCGATCTGCGCTACGACATGCAGATCGACCTCGAGGAAGCGTTCCACGGCAAGACCACGGAAATCGAGGTCGAGGTTTCCCGCGCCTGCGGCACGTGTGACGGGTCGGGCGCCGAGCCGGGTACGTCGCGCAGGCGCTGCGATCTGTGTCACGGCCACGGGAAGGTCCGCGCCAAACAGGGTCTGTTCGTGATCGAGCGCCCGTGTCCCAACTGCCACGGGCGGGGCGAGGTGCTGGAACAGCCGTGCCACGATTGCCGGGGGGAAGGGCGCGTCGACAAGATGCAGTCGCTTGACGTCGAGATACCGCCCGGTGTCGATAACGGCACCCGCATACGGTTGTCCGGCAAGGGCGAGGCAGGACCGATGGGCGCGCCCCCGGGCGATCTTTACATCTTCCTGCACGTCAAGCCGCACACCGTGTTCCAGCGGGAGGGAACGTCCCTGTTCACCCAGGTGCCGATCACCTTCACCACCGCGGCGCTCGGCGACACCATCGCCATCCCCGGCCTGGACGGCACGAAGCACGAGATCGACATTCCCGCGGGCATCCAGTCGGGCAAGCAGCTGCGCAAGCGCGGCGGGGGCATGCCCGTCTTGCAGGGGCGCGGGCACGGCGATCTTGTGGTCGAGGTCGTGGTCGAAACGCCGACCAGGCTATCGGCCAGGCAAAAAGACCTGCTGCGCGAATTCCGCGAGACGGAAACGGGCAAGGAATGTCCGGAAAGTCACGGCTTCTTCAGCAGGATAAAGGACGCGTTCGGAACCTGA
- the dnaK gene encoding molecular chaperone DnaK yields the protein MSKIIGIDLGTTNSCVAVMEGGKPKVIENSEGARTTPSIVAFTKDSERLIGQPAKRQAVTNPDNTLFAIKRLIGRRFDDPLTKKDMDLVPYDIVKGKNGDAWVEAGGEDYSPSQVSAFILQKMKETAESYLGETVSKAVITVPAYFNDAQRQATKDAGQIAGLEVERIINEPTAAALAYGLDKEDGKTIAVYDLGGGTFDISILEIGDGVFEVKSTNGDTFLGGEDFDSAIVEYLADQFKTKENMDLRQDKLALQRLKEAAEKAKIELSSAQQTEVNLPFITARMEGGSNTPLHLVETISRSKLEQLVGDLVKRTLEPCKKALEDAGLTKDQVDEVILVGGMTRMPKVREVVEQFFGSKPHTGVNPDEVVAMGAAIQAGVLQGDVKDVLLLDVTPLSLGIETLGGVFTRMIDRNTTIPTKKTQVYSTAEDNQGAVTIRVFQGEREMAADNKLLGQFDLVGIPPAPRGVPQIEVTFDIDANGIVNVSAKDKGTGKEQQIRIQASGGLSDSDIDQMVQDAEKFAEEDKKRRETAEVRNNLDSLVHATGKQLEENGDKIDAGLKSEIESALAEAKTALEGDDLEAMKAKSQALTDVAMKMGQQIYEQGQASAQAGAADAAAAGGEEASSSQDEEVVEAEFTEVDDENKS from the coding sequence ATGAGCAAGATTATCGGTATCGACCTGGGCACGACCAACAGCTGCGTCGCTGTCATGGAAGGGGGCAAGCCCAAGGTCATCGAGAATTCGGAAGGCGCGCGCACCACGCCCTCCATCGTCGCCTTCACCAAGGATTCGGAGCGTCTGATCGGCCAGCCGGCCAAGCGCCAGGCCGTCACCAATCCCGACAACACCCTGTTCGCGATCAAGCGCCTGATCGGCCGCCGCTTCGACGATCCCCTGACCAAGAAGGACATGGATCTCGTCCCTTACGACATCGTCAAGGGCAAGAACGGCGATGCCTGGGTCGAGGCCGGCGGCGAGGATTATTCCCCCAGCCAGGTTTCCGCCTTCATCCTGCAGAAGATGAAGGAAACCGCCGAAAGCTATCTGGGCGAGACGGTCAGCAAGGCCGTTATCACCGTGCCCGCCTATTTCAACGACGCGCAGCGCCAGGCGACCAAGGATGCCGGCCAGATCGCAGGTCTAGAGGTAGAGCGCATCATCAACGAGCCGACCGCGGCCGCGCTCGCCTACGGTCTCGACAAGGAAGACGGCAAGACCATCGCCGTCTACGATCTTGGCGGCGGCACCTTCGACATCTCCATCCTCGAGATCGGTGACGGCGTGTTCGAGGTGAAGTCGACCAATGGCGACACCTTCCTCGGCGGTGAGGATTTCGACAGCGCGATCGTCGAGTATCTGGCCGACCAGTTCAAGACGAAGGAGAACATGGACCTTCGCCAGGACAAGCTTGCCCTCCAGCGCCTGAAGGAAGCGGCCGAGAAGGCCAAGATCGAGCTGTCGAGCGCACAGCAGACCGAGGTCAACCTGCCCTTCATCACCGCGCGCATGGAAGGCGGCAGCAATACCCCGCTCCATCTGGTCGAGACGATCAGCCGCTCCAAGCTGGAACAACTCGTCGGCGATCTGGTGAAGCGCACGCTGGAGCCGTGCAAGAAGGCGCTCGAAGACGCCGGCCTTACCAAGGATCAGGTCGACGAGGTCATCCTTGTCGGCGGCATGACGCGCATGCCCAAGGTTCGCGAAGTGGTCGAGCAGTTCTTCGGTTCCAAGCCGCACACCGGCGTGAATCCGGACGAGGTCGTCGCCATGGGCGCGGCGATCCAGGCCGGCGTGTTGCAGGGCGATGTCAAGGACGTGCTGCTGCTTGACGTCACTCCGCTTTCGCTGGGTATCGAGACGCTGGGCGGCGTGTTCACCCGGATGATCGACCGCAACACCACGATTCCGACGAAAAAGACGCAGGTCTACTCGACCGCCGAGGATAACCAGGGCGCGGTGACGATCCGCGTGTTCCAGGGCGAGCGCGAGATGGCGGCTGACAACAAGCTGCTCGGCCAGTTCGACCTCGTCGGCATTCCGCCGGCACCGCGCGGCGTGCCGCAGATCGAGGTGACGTTCGACATCGACGCCAACGGCATCGTCAACGTCTCCGCGAAGGACAAGGGTACCGGCAAGGAACAGCAGATCCGGATCCAGGCCTCGGGCGGTCTTTCCGACAGCGACATCGACCAGATGGTGCAGGACGCGGAGAAGTTCGCCGAGGAGGACAAGAAGCGCCGCGAGACGGCGGAAGTCCGCAACAATCTCGACAGCCTTGTTCATGCCACGGGCAAGCAGCTGGAAGAGAACGGCGACAAGATCGACGCCGGCCTCAAGTCCGAGATCGAGAGCGCGCTTGCCGAAGCGAAGACGGCGCTGGAAGGTGACGACCTGGAGGCCATGAAGGCCAAGAGCCAGGCGCTGACCGACGTCGCCATGAAGATGGGCCAGCAGATCTACGAACAGGGCCAGGCTTCCGCGCAGGCCGGCGCCGCCGACGCGGCGGCCGCCGGCGGCGAGGAAGCGTCCTCGTCTCAGGACGAGGAAGTCGTCGAGGCCGAGTTCACCGAAGTGGACGACGAGAACAAGTCCTGA
- a CDS encoding copper chaperone PCu(A)C — MNMKTILACAGALSLSLGVVACGDADEPANTAPEAPEGIAVTDGWMSLPAVEGNPAAVYFTISNTGDNQATLRSAAVMGAQSATLHDTVEYDFQQDMQELPAVPVMPGDTLEFVPGGRHVMAMNPDATLDPGSETEVTLTFAGGDKISFPVTIYASGDMPDGAATADAEAAE; from the coding sequence ATGAATATGAAGACAATCCTTGCCTGCGCAGGCGCGCTTTCGCTGTCGCTGGGGGTTGTCGCCTGCGGCGATGCGGACGAGCCGGCAAACACCGCGCCCGAAGCCCCGGAAGGCATCGCGGTCACCGACGGCTGGATGTCCCTGCCCGCCGTCGAGGGCAATCCGGCGGCGGTCTATTTCACCATCAGCAATACCGGCGACAACCAGGCCACGCTGCGCAGCGCGGCGGTCATGGGCGCACAAAGCGCCACCCTGCACGATACGGTCGAGTATGATTTCCAGCAGGACATGCAGGAATTGCCCGCCGTGCCGGTGATGCCCGGCGATACGCTGGAATTCGTGCCCGGCGGTCGGCACGTGATGGCGATGAACCCGGACGCGACGCTCGATCCGGGCAGCGAGACAGAGGTGACGCTGACCTTCGCCGGCGGCGACAAGATCAGCTTCCCGGTCACGATCTACGCTTCCGGGGATATGCCCGACGGCGCGGCCACGGCAGACGCCGAAGCCGCCGAATGA
- a CDS encoding vgr related protein, translating to MNEAGAACPVGGERPLTTGEVALARTVFGRAIDYGKVTIRRSKWAFFQPRQVTMAPRGHIHFHPLGNAYCDDFAGQSLLRQGLFIHEMTHVWQTQTRGEWYLVTHRMPWATYDYSLRPGWSLERYGIEQQAEIVKHAFLLRNGARVAGVADAAAYDALVRFPGATG from the coding sequence ATGAACGAGGCGGGCGCGGCCTGCCCGGTGGGCGGCGAAAGGCCGCTCACGACGGGAGAGGTCGCGCTGGCCCGCACCGTATTCGGTCGGGCCATCGACTATGGGAAAGTCACCATCCGCCGCTCCAAATGGGCTTTCTTCCAGCCCCGGCAGGTGACGATGGCACCGCGCGGGCACATCCACTTCCATCCGCTCGGCAACGCTTATTGCGACGATTTCGCCGGACAGTCATTACTTCGGCAAGGTCTGTTCATCCATGAAATGACGCATGTCTGGCAGACCCAGACCCGCGGAGAGTGGTATCTGGTAACGCACCGGATGCCGTGGGCGACCTACGACTACAGCCTGCGCCCCGGCTGGTCGCTCGAGCGTTACGGCATCGAACAGCAGGCCGAAATCGTGAAGCACGCCTTCCTGCTGAGGAACGGAGCCAGGGTCGCAGGCGTCGCCGATGCCGCCGCCTACGACGCGCTGGTCCGCTTCCCCGGAGCCACCGGCTGA
- a CDS encoding glycine zipper domain-containing protein: MKKTILLAPALLASTIGLSACADNYAVEGGLAGAAAGAGIAAVTGADIQTYALAGAAAGGLAGYFVDKNDDCDGYNNNRYLDDDCFGTSGYPADPRY; encoded by the coding sequence ATGAAAAAGACGATCCTTCTCGCCCCGGCGTTGCTCGCATCGACAATCGGCCTTTCGGCCTGCGCCGACAATTATGCCGTGGAGGGCGGACTGGCCGGTGCCGCCGCCGGTGCCGGTATCGCCGCAGTCACCGGCGCCGATATTCAGACCTATGCGCTTGCCGGCGCCGCGGCCGGCGGCCTTGCCGGCTATTTCGTCGACAAAAACGACGATTGCGACGGCTACAACAACAATCGCTATCTCGACGACGATTGCTTCGGGACCAGCGGCTATCCCGCCGATCCGCGGTACTGA